The genomic segment TGGTAACAGACCTTACCACTGATGGCGATAAACCTGCCAGAATCCCAAATAACCATAGCGAACTTATAATTACAAATAGTTTTAATAAAGATCCTTTTCTATTGTTTGGAACTGGTTTAAGTATAAAGGTTACAAATAATAAGATGAAACCAATATGCAAACCAGATACCGACAAAATATGTACTGCACCTGCATATTGATAATCTTGGATAATTTGGGGGTCAATTTCCTGTTGTTGTCCCAAAAGGAGTGCAATTGCTACATTTAGCTCAGTAGTAGTAAAGCCGTCTTTTTTTAGATTGTTAATGATCGTATTTCGAATTTGGGCGGCATAATACCAAATGTCTTTTTCAATTAGCGTACTTACTTTAGTTTCAGTAGCATCAGCATAAAGCTGACCATAAATTTGTTTTTTTTTCAGGTAGTTGCTATAATCAAATTGATTAGGGTTTTTTGGAGCACTATTGGGGTTTAAATTGCTTTTGATTTGAAGTCGGTTGCCAATGCTAAAGGAATGATTTAAGCTGTCTTTTTTGATGTTGATGAGAATTTTCCCTGAACAATTTATTGTATCAATTTGTTGAACTAATCCCACATAGCGATGACTAAAGGCGTTGCTTTTTAATTTTTCGTGGAGAATTACCGTAATGGTATGTGGATGTTCATACACATTTGGAATTTTGGAATAATGATTATTTTGGTTGGTAGCAGTGTGAATAGTTTGAGTGGTCATACCAATACAGAAACCGGCTACTAACACTGTCCATCCAAAGGGACGAACAAAATGATATTTTTTGGAATACCAATAATAAAAAATCCCCAAAAGAAGTGAGGAAATAAAAAGGGATGTGAAAACAAGATTGGGACTTGGCTGAATAGTATTAGCATATAAAATGCCTACAATAAAAACCAATGTAACTCTTGCTAGGGGGAATTGCAAAACTTTCATTGTACTAAAATACAAAAAAATGAAAATGAAATGATAATAAATTAAAAAAGCTTCCTGCTTTTAAAAGTAGGAAGCTATGTGGGTATTTATTTTAAAAATTAGCTTAGATCTTTTACTATTAATTGTGCTGTTTTTTGACTTGCTCCGATACCTCCTAATTTTTTTTCTAGTTGGTCGTATTGAGCCAAAAGTTTTGCGCGATAGTTTTCTTCAAGAATTTTAGTTAATTCCTCTTTAATGCGTTCTGTTGTACAGTCGTCTTGAATTAATTCAGTCACAACTTCTTTATCCATAATGAGGTTTACTAATGAAATGTATTTCAAAGTAATGATTCGTTTAGCAATTTGGTACGAAGCCCAACTTCCTTTGTAGCACACTACCTCGGGAACTTTAAAAAGTGCGGTTTCTAGAGTAGCAGTTCCAGAAGTGACCAAAGCAGCAGTTGCGATTCCTAATAGTGAATAGGTTTTATTAGAGATGAATTTGATATTATCATTCGTAATAAACTTTTCGTAGAAAGAAAAATCTTGACTTGGCGCGCCTGCAATTACAAATTGGTAGTCAGGAAAATCATTGGCAACACTCAACATTACGGAGAGCATTTTGGTAATTTCTTGTTGGCGACTTCCAGGTAAAATAGCGATTATGGGTTGGTCATTTAATTGATTTTCTTTTCTAAAAACAGCATCGTCAACCTTGGGTTGGTTATGAATTGCATCAATCAACGGATGCCCCACAAAGTGAACTGGATAGTGGTGTTTGTTTTCATAAAACTCTTTTTCGAAAGGTAAAATCACATACATCTGATCTACATCTCGCTTAATGTCTTTAATTCTATTCTCTTTCCAAGCCCAAATTTGAGGTGAAATATAATAATGAGTTTTGATGTTTAAGGTTTTTGCCCATTTAGCAATACGCAAGTTAAATCCAGGGTAATCTATAAATACAAGTACATCAGGTTGGAACTCCAAAATGTCTTTTTTGGCAAGGGTAATATTGTTTAAAATGGTCTTTAAATTGAATACCACTTCAATGAAACCCATAAAAGCGAGTTCTTTGTAATGTTTTACTAAAGTTCCGCCCACAGATTGCATCAAATCGCCACCCCAAAACCTAATATCAGCTTTTGGATCTTCTTGATAGAGGGCTTTCATTAAATTCGATCCGTGTAAATCTCCAGAGGCTTCTCCTGCTATGATATAATATCTCATTGTTTCTTCTTTTGCGGAAGGTTAAACTAACAGCGTAATCAAGGTGAGTGTAATTACGGCTAAAATTACGCCGCGTGCCATAAACTCTTTATTCAATTTTAATAGTCCCCAAAAAAGCACTAAATCTAAAACAGTTCCTAAGGTAATTATTTTTCCTAATTTACCGTCAGCTTGTAGTAATTCAACTCCAGCGATAAAAGTAAATTTTGTAAACAATTGAATGAATAAAAAACATCCAAAAACAGAAGTTATTATTCCTATTGTAAATCCAAGTAGAAGGTCGGTTTTGTTTTTCAAAAGATATCGGTGTTGGTTTTTAATACACTTTAATCAAAATAATGAACAAAGAAAAACAAAAAATACCAACTTCATTCATTTAATTCTTGCCAAAAAGAACAATTTTATATCTTTAACAAAAAATTATGCACGCCTTATCATTGTTAAAATAACTTTTACTGTAATTTAGACAAAAAACCGGATGAATACCATTTTACAATTTATGAAAAAAAATTATAAACTACTCTTAGTAGTCACCTTTGTATCTTTATCCTTACTAGCTTTTAAATCTAATTTTAGTTCTTCTTCAGACCCTGAGAAAGACAAGCTATTGATAGAGCTATTAACCTTTGTTTTGGAAAAAGGACATTATAGTCCCGCAACTATGGATGATGAGTTTTCTAAAGGAGTGTACAAGGATTATATCGAAGCTTTGGATCCATCCAAACGTTTCTTTTTGCAAGCAGATATTGATGAGTTTTCTAAATATGAATTGGAACTTGACGATCAATTATTGAATAAAGACTTGACGTTTTTTGACTTAACCTACACGCGATTAATTCAACGTATTGAGGAAAGTAAGTCAATATACAAATCTATTTTGAATCAACCTTTTGACTATACTATTGACGAATCATTCAATACAGATTATGAAAAAATGCCATACGCTAAAAACACTTCCGAGTTAAAGGAAAGATGGCGCAAGCAAATCAAATTATCTACATTGTCTTCTCTTGTTGATCGTCAGGAAATTCAGGATAGCAATGGTGTAATTGATAAAGATTTAAAGGCAGTTGCGGCTCCCTTAGACGAGGAATCTGATTTTCAGGATGCAGCAGAAACTGAAAATAAGAAAGAAGTTGCAGTTACTAAAGACAAGAAAAAATCTTTTGATGAATTAGAAAAAGAAACAAGAGAGAGTTCTCTAAAATCGTTAGATGAATATTTTGGCTTTATTAAAGATTTAACTCGAAAGGATTACTTTTCGGTATATCTGAATTCAGTTACCTCAAAGTTTGATCCACATACAAATTATTTGGCACCAGAAGATAAAGAACGATTTGATGTGAGTATGAGTGGTAAACTAGAAGGAATTGGCGCTCGTTTACAAAAGAAAAATGACTATACTGAAATATCAGAGTTGATTTCAGGAGGCCCTGCTTGGAGAGGAAAACAATTGGAGGCTGGAGACATTGTTATAAAAGTAGGTCAGGGTAATCAAGAGCCTATTGATGTAGTAGGAATGCGATTGGATGATGTGGTTAAGAAAATCAAAGGAACCAAAGGAACTGAAGTACGACTTACGGTTAAAAAAGTGGATGGAACCATCAAAGTAATTTCAATTATTAGAGACATTGTCGAAATAGAAGAAACCTATGCCAAGTCAAGTATTGTTGAAAAAAACGGAACGAAGTATGGCGTAATCTATTTGCCTAAATTTTATATTGACTTTGAAGATAGAGACGGTAGAGACGCTGGAAAAGACATTGCACTCGAAGTAGCAAGATTAAAGAAGGAAAATGTTAGCGGAATTGTTTTGGATGTCCGAGATGATGGGGGAGGATCTTTGTCTACTGTGGTTGATATTGCAGGACTTTTTATAGAAGAAGGTCCAATTGTACAAATTAAATCAGCAGGTAAAAGAAAAGAAGTACTTTATGATCGTGATAAAAAAATTGAGTGGGATGGTCCGTTAGTAATTATGGTGAATAGTTTTTCTGCTTCGGCTTCAGAGATTTTAGCTGCAGCGATCCAAGACTACAAACGCGGAATCATCATTGGAAGTAAACAAACATATGGTAAAGGAACAGTTCAAAATGTGATTGATTTAAACCAATTTGTTAGAAGTAGTTCTGTAGGGGATTTAGGAGCACTTAAAACAACTACTCAAAAATTTTATAGAATAAATGGTGGTTCAACACAATTAGAAGGTGTGAGTAGCGATATTGTTATGCCAGATCGTTATTCTTATCTTAAAATGGGAGAGCGTGATATGAAAAATGCGATGCCTTGGGATAAAATTGATCCAGCGTCTTATTCTACTTGGGTAAACAATAAAAACTTCAACCAAGTAATTATGAATAGTAAAAATAGAATCGCCAAAAATGCCCAATTTCAATTAGTAGAGGATAATGCTAAATGGATAGACAGCAGAAGTGAGGATTATGTATATAGTTTGAACATTGATAAATTTAAATTGGCACAAAAGCAAATTGAAGAACGCGCAAAAATGTACAAGCCGCTTAAGAATTATTCTAATAAGTTAAAGTTCAATTCGCTTCCTTATGAAATTGAAATTATGGCAAAGGATAATTCCTTGAAAGAAAAAAGACAGCGTTGGCACGAATCTTTATCCAAAGATATTTATGTAGAAGAAGCGCTAAATGTATTAGACGATTTACAAGGCAAACCAATTGTCAAAAAACCAATGAATGCAAAATTAAAAGATGGTAAACTAGTAAAATCGTAACCAAAAGATTTAAATAAAAAGCGCTTATAAAGCGCTTTTTATTTAAACTACCATTCATTAACTTTATTGGCATCCATTTTTAAAAAGATAAAGAGCAAAATTGTAAAGCCCCAAAGTCCTGAACCTCCATAAGAAAAGAACGGCAATGGTACGCCTATAGTTGGGAAAATACCTACTACCATCGCTATATTCACAAAAAAGTGGATGAACAAAATACCCGCAACACAGTATCCATATACACGACTAAATTTAGTTTTTTGTCGCTCCGCTAAATAGATAATACGCAATAGTAAGGTTACAAAAAGTCCAATTACAACTAAAGAACCTAAAAATCCCCATTCTTCTCCAACGGTTGTAAAAATATAATCGGTATGTTGTGCTGGAACAAAACCTCCTTTAGTTTGGGTTCCTTCGAGGAAACCTTTTCCAAAAAAGCCTCCTGAGCCAATCGCAATTTCAGATTGATTTGTGTTGTATCCAATCCCCTTCATATCTACTGTTTTTCCAAGTAAAATATTAAAACGATCTCTGTGATGTTGTTTAAAAATACTTGTAAATACATAATTTACAGATAGTACAAAACCTGAAATTATACCCAATAATATTCCGCTAAGAACAATATTTCTATCTGCTAAACGCGATTTAAAGTGAACAAATACGATGACAATTAACGCTAAAAGAATAACATAAACGGGTTGGAAAAGTAATGTTAATACAAATAAAAGTATTGCTGCAAAACCTGTCCAAATATACCATGAAGGTAAACCCTCTCGGTACAATACTAAGAAGAATGCGCTATAAATAAGCGCACTACCTGGATCTGGCTGAGGTAGGATTAATAATACAGGTAAAAAAACAAGTGCTAAAGCTTGAATTTGTCTATTGGTATGAGACAGATTAATTTGACTGTCACTTAGGTATTTAGCTAGCGCTAATGCGGTCGCTGCTTTTGCAAATTCAGAAGGCTGTAATGTGAAACTTCCGATACCATACCAACAACGTTGTCCAGCTATCGTTTTTCCAAAAGCAAATAAACCCAAAAGAGAAATTAAACCTACACCATAAATAATTGAGGCGTATTTTTCATAAAATTTACCGTCTACAAAAAGCACAATAAATATTAATGGTATAGATAAAACAATAAATAAAAATTGCTTTTCAGAAGTTCCTTCCATTGATGATAAAGAAGAGGAATAAATATTTAGCCATCCTAAAAGAACAAGG from the Flavobacterium ammonificans genome contains:
- the rodA gene encoding rod shape-determining protein RodA translates to MKNQSITNNIDWSCVIIYTILVLLGWLNIYSSSLSSMEGTSEKQFLFIVLSIPLIFIVLFVDGKFYEKYASIIYGVGLISLLGLFAFGKTIAGQRCWYGIGSFTLQPSEFAKAATALALAKYLSDSQINLSHTNRQIQALALVFLPVLLILPQPDPGSALIYSAFFLVLYREGLPSWYIWTGFAAILLFVLTLLFQPVYVILLALIVIVFVHFKSRLADRNIVLSGILLGIISGFVLSVNYVFTSIFKQHHRDRFNILLGKTVDMKGIGYNTNQSEIAIGSGGFFGKGFLEGTQTKGGFVPAQHTDYIFTTVGEEWGFLGSLVVIGLFVTLLLRIIYLAERQKTKFSRVYGYCVAGILFIHFFVNIAMVVGIFPTIGVPLPFFSYGGSGLWGFTILLFIFLKMDANKVNEW
- a CDS encoding carboxy terminal-processing peptidase — translated: MNTILQFMKKNYKLLLVVTFVSLSLLAFKSNFSSSSDPEKDKLLIELLTFVLEKGHYSPATMDDEFSKGVYKDYIEALDPSKRFFLQADIDEFSKYELELDDQLLNKDLTFFDLTYTRLIQRIEESKSIYKSILNQPFDYTIDESFNTDYEKMPYAKNTSELKERWRKQIKLSTLSSLVDRQEIQDSNGVIDKDLKAVAAPLDEESDFQDAAETENKKEVAVTKDKKKSFDELEKETRESSLKSLDEYFGFIKDLTRKDYFSVYLNSVTSKFDPHTNYLAPEDKERFDVSMSGKLEGIGARLQKKNDYTEISELISGGPAWRGKQLEAGDIVIKVGQGNQEPIDVVGMRLDDVVKKIKGTKGTEVRLTVKKVDGTIKVISIIRDIVEIEETYAKSSIVEKNGTKYGVIYLPKFYIDFEDRDGRDAGKDIALEVARLKKENVSGIVLDVRDDGGGSLSTVVDIAGLFIEEGPIVQIKSAGKRKEVLYDRDKKIEWDGPLVIMVNSFSASASEILAAAIQDYKRGIIIGSKQTYGKGTVQNVIDLNQFVRSSSVGDLGALKTTTQKFYRINGGSTQLEGVSSDIVMPDRYSYLKMGERDMKNAMPWDKIDPASYSTWVNNKNFNQVIMNSKNRIAKNAQFQLVEDNAKWIDSRSEDYVYSLNIDKFKLAQKQIEERAKMYKPLKNYSNKLKFNSLPYEIEIMAKDNSLKEKRQRWHESLSKDIYVEEALNVLDDLQGKPIVKKPMNAKLKDGKLVKS
- the lpxB gene encoding lipid-A-disaccharide synthase, coding for MRYYIIAGEASGDLHGSNLMKALYQEDPKADIRFWGGDLMQSVGGTLVKHYKELAFMGFIEVVFNLKTILNNITLAKKDILEFQPDVLVFIDYPGFNLRIAKWAKTLNIKTHYYISPQIWAWKENRIKDIKRDVDQMYVILPFEKEFYENKHHYPVHFVGHPLIDAIHNQPKVDDAVFRKENQLNDQPIIAILPGSRQQEITKMLSVMLSVANDFPDYQFVIAGAPSQDFSFYEKFITNDNIKFISNKTYSLLGIATAALVTSGTATLETALFKVPEVVCYKGSWASYQIAKRIITLKYISLVNLIMDKEVVTELIQDDCTTERIKEELTKILEENYRAKLLAQYDQLEKKLGGIGASQKTAQLIVKDLS